In Nitrospiraceae bacterium, the following are encoded in one genomic region:
- a CDS encoding pyruvate ferredoxin oxidoreductase, producing MYLVADINIEICAAKSCKLCTQYCPEANTILYSDELGKDRGFKYGSAYVAVDRCKGCAQCVWVCDNMAKNNAIKMIMIDQLPKAALTENITYVEKSTTAVLASPMVG from the coding sequence ATGTATCTCGTAGCTGATATCAATATTGAAATCTGTGCCGCAAAGAGCTGCAAGCTCTGCACGCAATATTGCCCGGAAGCCAACACCATTTTGTATAGTGATGAGCTGGGCAAGGACCGAGGATTCAAATATGGATCCGCGTACGTGGCGGTGGATCGCTGCAAAGGTTGCGCGCAATGTGTGTGGGTCTGTGACAACATGGCAAAGAACAACGCCATCAAGATGATCATGATCGATCAGTTGCCGAAGGCGGCCTTGACGGAGAACATCACTTACGTGGAAAAGAGCACGACGGCCGTACTCGCGAGCCCGATGGTCGGTTAA
- a CDS encoding methylenetetrahydrofolate reductase C-terminal domain-containing protein — translation MPLRVLIPGEEQGDAHVGGVHKRPPIPDGSLKAECPKFMSHGPCGGVRKGGFCEVYPDMTCPWVTLYRKLEELGQLEWMKQV, via the coding sequence ATGCCACTACGAGTTCTAATACCCGGAGAAGAACAGGGCGACGCCCATGTCGGTGGAGTCCATAAACGACCTCCGATTCCCGACGGCTCGCTCAAAGCCGAATGCCCCAAGTTCATGAGCCATGGTCCCTGTGGCGGCGTGCGAAAGGGCGGGTTTTGCGAAGTGTACCCGGATATGACCTGCCCCTGGGTCACGCTGTACCGCAAACTGGAAGAGTTGGGACAGTTGGAATGGATGAAACAGGTCTGA
- a CDS encoding ATP citrate lyase produces MAKVLEGPGMGLMKKWGIHVPNYVVVTSADELTKLGQANDWMKTSKLVAKAHEALGSRFKLGLVKVGLDLNGAIAATKEMIGRQVGSITVTQVIVSEMVPHKEEYYCAVKSTREGSEILIANCGGIEVESNWERVKRLCLDVGQQPTAEGLDKLAKEAGFTGALTKKMAEFSGKMFTCFDSEDAQYLEVNPVVTRESDGELVALDAVTLLDGDAKFRHPDWNFAFAAEFGRAYSKDEVEVMAVDSKIKGSVKFIEIPGGDTAMLPAGGGASVYYSDAVVARGGKLANYAEYSGDPPDWAVEVLTEKVCSLPGIKNIIVGGAIANFTDVKKTFGGIINGFRKAKADGKLKGVKIWVRRGGPREKEGLDAMRALKEEGFDIHVFDRNTPLTDIVDKALQAK; encoded by the coding sequence ATGGCGAAAGTGCTCGAGGGCCCCGGGATGGGGCTGATGAAGAAGTGGGGGATCCACGTTCCTAACTATGTCGTGGTCACCTCCGCTGATGAATTGACCAAACTCGGACAGGCCAACGATTGGATGAAGACATCCAAGTTGGTGGCTAAGGCGCATGAGGCGTTGGGATCCCGATTCAAGCTGGGCCTGGTAAAAGTCGGCCTGGACTTGAATGGAGCCATAGCCGCGACAAAGGAAATGATCGGCCGCCAGGTCGGAAGCATCACCGTGACGCAGGTCATCGTCTCCGAGATGGTGCCGCATAAGGAAGAATATTACTGTGCCGTGAAGTCGACGCGGGAAGGCAGCGAAATCCTGATCGCCAACTGCGGCGGCATTGAAGTCGAGTCGAACTGGGAGCGCGTGAAGCGTTTGTGTCTGGACGTGGGGCAGCAGCCGACGGCCGAGGGCCTGGACAAATTGGCCAAGGAGGCCGGGTTCACGGGTGCCCTGACCAAGAAGATGGCCGAATTTTCCGGCAAAATGTTCACGTGCTTCGATAGCGAAGACGCGCAGTATCTTGAGGTCAATCCCGTGGTTACCCGGGAGAGTGATGGAGAATTAGTCGCTCTCGATGCTGTCACGCTGCTCGATGGCGACGCCAAGTTCCGCCATCCGGATTGGAACTTTGCTTTTGCGGCAGAATTTGGTCGCGCCTATTCCAAGGATGAAGTGGAAGTGATGGCGGTAGACAGCAAAATCAAGGGCTCGGTCAAGTTCATCGAAATTCCTGGCGGCGATACGGCGATGCTGCCTGCCGGTGGCGGCGCCAGCGTGTATTACTCAGATGCGGTGGTCGCGCGCGGTGGCAAATTGGCCAACTATGCCGAATACTCGGGCGATCCACCTGACTGGGCTGTCGAAGTGCTGACCGAGAAGGTCTGCTCGCTGCCTGGTATCAAGAACATTATCGTCGGCGGCGCTATCGCGAATTTTACCGACGTGAAGAAAACTTTCGGGGGCATCATCAACGGTTTCCGTAAGGCAAAGGCCGACGGAAAGCTGAAGGGTGTGAAGATTTGGGTTCGCCGTGGTGGGCCGCGCGAGAAGGAAGGCCTCGATGCGATGCGGGCTTTGAAAGAAGAGGGCTTCGACATCCATGTCTTCGACCGCAACACGCCGTTGACCGATATCGTCGACAAGGCGCTCCAAGCGAAATGA
- a CDS encoding ferredoxin oxidoreductase encodes MSEAQKTNPQGDPTTSVAPKAELKKDPHAEAKKQRVVTPEYMFLEAPRTKEFITGSEAAKEAIRRSNVDLAIAYPITPQSETMQLVGVLYGEGYVKEYYRGEEEVGVMAAIAGGSRSGVRCYTATAGPGTLRGLEGIASWPGHRLPVVAMFTCRVVNAPLAIQPDNIEVSYLLNCGMIVFHAENQQDMFDFTLAGFTISEKNDVTLPVGVCCDGFFVTHARGYVRMQERGIKLPPREPWRGAVPVLDAENPPARLSRDAPVQKSNFMAYNIHAVWQQEVWAAVERSRKYINKYMGGLLSAENVDGAEAIIVASGSAAAQSREAVRLCSEKGIKVGLIKIRSLRPFPTQELRQLCGKAKLIVVPEFNYVGWLAKEVATAIYGFSNAKIIGGPRVYGGQSMPVELIVDEVESGLTGKKSTNVAISQVMGASTADHEAMGHFMRSI; translated from the coding sequence ATGAGTGAAGCGCAAAAGACGAATCCGCAGGGTGATCCGACCACGAGTGTGGCTCCTAAGGCCGAGCTCAAGAAGGACCCGCATGCGGAAGCCAAGAAGCAAAGGGTCGTGACGCCGGAATACATGTTTTTGGAGGCTCCGCGTACGAAGGAGTTCATCACGGGCAGTGAGGCCGCCAAGGAGGCGATTCGGCGGTCCAACGTCGACCTCGCCATCGCGTATCCGATCACCCCGCAGAGCGAGACCATGCAGCTGGTGGGTGTGCTGTACGGTGAAGGCTATGTGAAGGAATACTACCGCGGTGAGGAAGAGGTTGGTGTGATGGCGGCGATCGCGGGCGGCTCCAGATCGGGCGTCCGATGCTATACGGCGACCGCAGGTCCCGGCACCCTCCGTGGGTTAGAAGGTATTGCATCCTGGCCTGGTCACCGGCTGCCGGTCGTGGCGATGTTCACCTGCCGCGTGGTCAATGCCCCGCTGGCCATTCAGCCGGACAATATCGAAGTTTCTTACTTGCTGAATTGCGGCATGATCGTGTTCCACGCCGAAAATCAGCAGGATATGTTTGACTTCACCTTGGCAGGTTTTACGATCAGCGAAAAGAATGATGTGACCCTGCCGGTCGGTGTCTGCTGCGACGGGTTCTTCGTGACCCACGCCCGTGGGTACGTGAGAATGCAGGAACGGGGCATCAAGTTGCCGCCTCGTGAGCCCTGGCGTGGCGCGGTTCCCGTGCTCGACGCGGAGAATCCACCGGCCCGTTTGTCACGGGACGCCCCGGTTCAGAAGTCCAACTTCATGGCCTACAACATCCACGCGGTGTGGCAACAGGAAGTATGGGCGGCGGTCGAGCGGTCCCGGAAATACATCAATAAGTATATGGGCGGTTTGCTGTCGGCTGAAAATGTGGACGGTGCCGAGGCCATCATTGTCGCCTCCGGCAGTGCGGCAGCCCAGTCCCGCGAGGCAGTTCGGCTGTGCTCGGAAAAAGGGATCAAGGTCGGGCTGATCAAGATCCGCTCGTTGCGCCCATTCCCGACACAAGAGTTGCGTCAGCTCTGCGGTAAGGCCAAGCTCATCGTCGTTCCGGAATTTAATTACGTCGGTTGGTTGGCCAAAGAAGTGGCGACCGCCATCTATGGCTTCTCCAATGCGAAGATCATCGGGGGGCCGCGCGTGTACGGCGGTCAGTCAATGCCGGTGGAATTGATTGTGGACGAAGTCGAGTCCGGTTTGACCGGGAAGAAATCCACGAACGTCGCGATCTCTCAGGTCATGGGTGCTTCTACGGCCGATCATGAGGCCATGGGGCATTTCATGCGGAGCATCTAA
- a CDS encoding 2-oxoglutarate:ferredoxin oxidoreductase, whose product MGTTQDTRERIIVPGPAGFHPPSAAQLGVALPDPGQGLFYGLLEPQEDKVIEEMARKMLTSPNATIFPGPLVLWAWNEHAVEKAKAVLEIAAQIPDVMIIPMPDYRPKYPKIDPEEVINPNHPNLTIWGNKIEACIFIGVHCHYANLTLKMIRAGTNCCTMAICAEQGHEDAMLTIRDSDTLKLKKVAQVFKRVREEMGIKLPEGGENVRFTGTQSKVHGGKTHTNPLTFMPSAAGVGSASSFGHTAEQMKREG is encoded by the coding sequence GTGGGAACTACGCAAGACACAAGAGAACGCATCATCGTACCGGGACCGGCGGGATTCCATCCGCCGTCAGCTGCGCAGTTGGGTGTCGCCTTACCCGATCCTGGGCAAGGCCTCTTCTATGGTCTGCTTGAACCGCAAGAGGACAAGGTCATCGAAGAGATGGCTCGTAAGATGTTGACGAGCCCCAACGCGACAATTTTCCCGGGACCGCTGGTCCTTTGGGCATGGAACGAGCACGCCGTCGAAAAAGCGAAGGCCGTACTCGAAATTGCGGCGCAGATTCCCGATGTGATGATCATTCCGATGCCGGACTATCGGCCGAAGTATCCGAAAATCGATCCGGAAGAAGTGATCAATCCCAACCACCCCAACCTGACCATCTGGGGCAACAAAATCGAAGCCTGCATATTCATCGGGGTTCATTGTCACTATGCGAACCTCACACTGAAGATGATCCGTGCGGGAACGAACTGCTGTACGATGGCCATTTGCGCGGAGCAGGGACACGAAGATGCGATGCTGACGATCCGCGATTCGGACACGTTGAAGCTTAAGAAAGTTGCACAGGTGTTCAAGCGGGTTCGTGAAGAAATGGGCATCAAGTTGCCGGAAGGCGGCGAGAACGTCCGATTCACGGGTACGCAGTCAAAAGTCCATGGCGGCAAGACTCACACCAATCCCCTCACCTTCATGCCTTCCGCGGCCGGTGTCGGCAGCGCGAGCTCGTTCGGCCACACAGCTGAGCAAATGAAGCGGGAAGGATAG
- a CDS encoding ferredoxin oxidoreductase — protein sequence MSLDYVKFSSGFEKFMPKEYRDMVEHGPFGKKVSVSQMGSFKEVLEEHPMCAGCAMTLFIRLAMISFPNPEDTITVGTAGCGRLAISQAAIPFVYGNYGDQNGVASGLSRGLRLRFGDKPKDVVVMAGDGGTADIGFQQVLHSWFRKERFTTIMLDNEVYGNTGGQESGMTNRGAVLKMAPLGKKFEKMDMVQMAKVAGCAYVATVVPNNPRRVESVIKKAVLIAREVGSTYIQAYTSCNIEYAIPTDKVMEDAKSVENDRYQFTEFISDEAKQYLTDRYGYKEFQQKAAAPAGSIPGKA from the coding sequence ATGAGCTTAGATTATGTGAAGTTTTCGAGCGGCTTCGAAAAGTTCATGCCGAAGGAATATCGGGACATGGTTGAGCATGGCCCGTTTGGTAAGAAGGTTTCCGTCTCTCAGATGGGATCCTTCAAGGAAGTCCTCGAAGAACATCCCATGTGCGCCGGATGCGCGATGACCCTCTTCATCCGGCTGGCCATGATTTCCTTCCCAAATCCGGAAGATACGATCACCGTCGGTACCGCCGGCTGCGGGCGTCTGGCGATTTCCCAGGCTGCCATCCCCTTCGTCTACGGCAACTATGGTGACCAGAACGGCGTGGCCAGCGGGCTCTCCCGCGGTCTGCGGCTCCGTTTTGGTGACAAACCGAAAGACGTGGTCGTGATGGCGGGCGACGGCGGCACGGCTGATATCGGCTTCCAGCAGGTGCTCCACTCCTGGTTCCGCAAGGAACGTTTCACCACCATCATGTTGGACAATGAAGTGTACGGCAACACCGGTGGTCAGGAGAGCGGCATGACAAACCGTGGCGCAGTTTTGAAGATGGCGCCGCTCGGTAAGAAATTCGAAAAGATGGATATGGTGCAGATGGCCAAGGTGGCCGGTTGCGCCTACGTGGCGACGGTGGTGCCCAACAATCCGCGCCGCGTGGAAAGCGTGATCAAGAAGGCTGTGCTCATCGCGCGTGAAGTCGGTTCTACCTACATTCAGGCCTACACCTCCTGCAACATCGAATACGCGATCCCGACCGACAAGGTCATGGAAGATGCCAAGTCGGTGGAAAACGATCGCTACCAGTTCACCGAATTCATCAGTGACGAGGCCAAGCAGTACCTGACCGATCGGTACGGATATAAGGAATTCCAGCAGAAGGCTGCTGCTCCTGCCGGCTCGATTCCTGGTAAGGCCTAA
- the queF gene encoding preQ(1) synthase → MQNKTRKRKSTKLGYDERHAKSGLTTPLPEIETFPNQFKGYEITIVIPEYTAICPKTNLPDFGTITLRYTPNEHCLELKALKMYIHAYRNLGIFYENAVNRILRDVVAAARPIKARVTGEFTARGGLSSIIDATYP, encoded by the coding sequence GTGCAAAACAAGACAAGAAAAAGGAAATCAACGAAGCTCGGGTACGATGAACGCCATGCGAAAAGCGGCCTCACCACGCCGCTTCCCGAGATCGAGACGTTTCCCAATCAATTTAAAGGATACGAGATCACGATCGTGATTCCCGAGTATACGGCGATCTGCCCTAAGACCAACCTGCCTGATTTCGGGACGATCACCCTTCGGTACACCCCGAATGAACACTGTCTCGAACTCAAGGCCCTCAAGATGTATATCCACGCCTATCGCAATCTTGGCATTTTCTATGAAAATGCCGTCAACCGGATCCTACGGGACGTCGTAGCCGCAGCCCGCCCAATCAAAGCCCGCGTCACCGGCGAATTCACCGCCCGTGGAGGGCTTTCGAGTATTATCGACGCGACATACCCATAA
- a CDS encoding 2-oxoacid:acceptor oxidoreductase family protein: MAKRFNIRMAGVGGQGVVTGSHILSTAVINAGGESTIVPFYGSEKRMAPVESYVRVSDEPIYEIGEITFPHIIIIFHPQVITHGKSYTMPFYFGLKEDGIALINNDGPMKLHKDQARELEERRAKLYYIPATKISLEVSGMDLATNMALMGAIGAITGLTNMIALEQAVKDRFLGKGFVVSGGTAALDSVVERKFKKKQELIEKNVAVMRAAWNYAVDNGWAAKDIKRVDEAVTAATA, from the coding sequence ATGGCGAAGCGTTTCAACATCCGAATGGCAGGGGTCGGTGGACAGGGCGTCGTGACCGGCTCGCACATTCTCAGCACGGCGGTCATCAATGCCGGCGGAGAAAGCACGATCGTTCCGTTCTATGGTTCGGAAAAGCGCATGGCTCCGGTGGAGAGCTATGTGCGTGTTTCCGACGAGCCGATCTATGAAATCGGCGAGATTACGTTTCCGCACATCATCATCATCTTCCATCCGCAGGTCATCACGCACGGCAAGTCTTACACGATGCCCTTCTACTTCGGATTGAAGGAAGATGGTATCGCGTTGATCAACAACGATGGGCCGATGAAGCTCCACAAGGACCAAGCTCGCGAGTTGGAAGAGCGTCGTGCCAAGTTGTACTACATTCCGGCCACCAAGATTTCCTTGGAAGTGTCGGGGATGGACTTAGCCACCAATATGGCCTTGATGGGCGCGATCGGGGCGATCACCGGTTTGACCAACATGATCGCGCTCGAACAGGCCGTAAAAGACCGCTTCCTCGGTAAAGGATTCGTGGTGTCCGGTGGTACGGCCGCTTTGGACAGTGTCGTCGAGCGTAAGTTCAAAAAGAAACAAGAGCTGATTGAAAAGAACGTAGCGGTCATGCGGGCGGCGTGGAACTACGCGGTTGATAACGGTTGGGCGGCCAAGGACATCAAGCGGGTCGATGAGGCTGTGACCGCGGCAACCGCCTGA
- a CDS encoding PAS domain S-box protein codes for MAPASRNRSQPTGLEQRLAMLIGGATLATGLFAFAVYDTISTVQVHGPLYAEIVQSKDLVVDALPPPLYIVDSYLVTLELLSVEPSQRQTLIDRFQSLKNEFEAKSESWQRRLPPGPLQTQFLTSQRSATEFYRRWEQAFLPATMRGDVRTMTDLAYGPLMQQFQLHRREVLSLVRLADDHRAQIENEASEALTRRLYLLSVLGISHLAILILVGWLISRTVSDPLIRRLRTSEAQTRSILDSALDAVVVMDEAGRIVDWNPQAEHIFGRPKDSVLGQPLSETIIPPEYRDAHNQGLARYLATGEGPTLGKRIEISAIRSDGTKFPVELTIVPLISPLGATFSGFIRDLSERKLSEETLRIVVESAPSGMILVDQSGLMRMVNAETEKIFGYPREELLGRSVEMLIPETARTQHAQDRNAFMAQPRSRTMGTGRDLRGRRKDGTEFPAEIGLRSVTTGQGAVIVAAIMDITQRKDAEIELRHAKETAEAATAAKSQFLANMSHEIRTPMNGVLGLTELLLTTPLNDRQRHLAESVHRSGTALLQIINDILDFSKIEAGKLQLERIEFGLRQTIEEAVELFVEPANRKQLELSCDIPPELPDSVMGDPVRLRQILLNLIGNAVKFTEQGEVAVRVLPINQAPHAMDLRFEVRDTGIGMTVEARDRLFQAFSQADGSTTRRFGGTGLGLAIVKQLAQLMGGDVGVESSPGQGAAFWFTIRLDLAAQQREPACTTDLYGCRVLVVDDNHTNRDILDSHLTAWGAQVWTADSAAQALSLLQEAADRHEPIELAVVDIQMPDTDGLTLATAIKADPSLQQVQLVALSSIDLPSEERSTADSDFAAWLRKPARQSQLRDCLRRVWRRAGKVAVTQAATPTARTTPRGHILVAEDNPVNREVSQSMLELLGYRVSLVENGHDAVAIALHAPVDLILMDCQMPKMDGFAATEAIRLQEQGPHRSVSVPIIALTANAMDGDRQRCLAAGMDDYLSKPFSLEQLATIVEKHLPGSPHAAQSRRQPGTDKAA; via the coding sequence ATGGCCCCCGCCTCCCGAAACAGATCTCAACCAACCGGCCTTGAGCAACGGCTTGCGATGCTCATTGGTGGGGCCACTCTGGCGACCGGCCTATTCGCCTTTGCCGTTTACGACACAATTTCGACGGTGCAAGTTCACGGGCCACTGTATGCAGAGATCGTTCAAAGCAAGGATCTCGTCGTCGACGCCTTGCCGCCCCCGCTTTACATCGTCGACTCTTACCTGGTGACGCTTGAGCTCTTAAGCGTCGAGCCCTCCCAACGACAGACGCTCATCGATCGATTTCAATCGCTGAAGAACGAGTTCGAAGCAAAATCAGAGTCCTGGCAACGCCGCCTCCCGCCGGGTCCCTTGCAGACCCAGTTCCTCACTTCGCAACGATCCGCGACCGAATTTTACCGTCGGTGGGAACAGGCCTTTCTGCCCGCGACGATGCGCGGAGATGTCCGGACCATGACAGACCTCGCCTATGGCCCTTTGATGCAGCAGTTCCAACTCCATCGGCGGGAAGTACTCTCTTTGGTCCGGCTTGCCGATGACCACCGGGCCCAAATCGAAAATGAGGCCAGCGAGGCACTCACCCGCAGACTGTATCTCCTCAGCGTCCTGGGGATCAGCCACTTGGCGATCCTGATCCTCGTCGGTTGGTTGATCAGCCGAACCGTGAGCGACCCGCTCATTCGCCGTCTGAGAACAAGCGAGGCACAAACTCGTTCCATCCTCGACAGCGCACTGGACGCCGTGGTGGTCATGGACGAGGCGGGTCGCATCGTCGACTGGAATCCCCAAGCCGAACACATCTTCGGTCGGCCCAAAGACTCCGTGCTTGGACAACCGCTCTCCGAAACTATTATTCCACCTGAATATCGGGATGCCCATAACCAAGGTCTTGCGCGTTATCTTGCCACCGGCGAGGGCCCCACGTTGGGCAAGCGCATCGAAATCTCGGCCATCCGATCAGACGGCACGAAATTTCCGGTCGAATTGACGATTGTTCCGCTCATATCGCCGCTGGGCGCCACTTTCAGCGGGTTCATTCGAGACCTTTCGGAACGCAAACTCAGCGAGGAAACCCTCCGCATCGTGGTCGAGTCGGCCCCCAGTGGGATGATCCTCGTTGATCAGTCAGGTCTCATGCGCATGGTCAACGCGGAAACGGAAAAAATCTTCGGCTATCCCCGGGAGGAGTTGCTCGGACGCTCCGTCGAAATGTTGATTCCAGAAACCGCGCGCACCCAGCATGCACAGGACCGTAATGCCTTTATGGCCCAACCCCGCTCCCGAACGATGGGCACCGGCCGGGATCTCCGCGGGCGACGCAAGGACGGGACTGAATTTCCCGCCGAAATCGGGCTCCGCTCAGTCACGACTGGGCAGGGCGCGGTCATCGTCGCCGCGATCATGGACATCACGCAACGAAAAGATGCGGAGATCGAACTCCGCCACGCCAAGGAAACGGCAGAGGCAGCCACGGCGGCAAAAAGCCAATTCCTTGCCAATATGAGCCATGAAATTCGCACTCCGATGAATGGCGTGCTCGGGCTTACCGAACTGCTCCTGACCACTCCACTGAATGATCGCCAGCGGCACCTGGCCGAAAGCGTCCACCGCTCGGGAACGGCGCTGCTCCAGATTATCAACGATATCCTTGATTTCTCGAAAATCGAAGCCGGCAAACTCCAACTGGAGCGCATTGAATTCGGCCTCAGGCAAACAATCGAGGAAGCGGTGGAACTCTTCGTAGAACCAGCCAACCGCAAGCAGCTGGAGCTTTCATGCGACATCCCGCCGGAGCTGCCGGACTCGGTCATGGGTGATCCGGTGCGCCTCCGGCAAATCCTGCTGAATCTCATCGGCAATGCCGTCAAGTTCACCGAACAGGGTGAGGTCGCAGTGCGGGTCCTACCCATCAATCAAGCCCCCCATGCCATGGACCTACGATTCGAGGTGAGGGACACGGGAATCGGGATGACAGTCGAGGCAAGAGACCGGCTATTCCAGGCCTTCTCTCAGGCGGATGGGAGTACGACGCGGCGCTTTGGCGGCACGGGCCTTGGGCTGGCGATCGTCAAGCAATTGGCACAGTTGATGGGCGGAGACGTCGGCGTCGAGAGTAGCCCCGGCCAAGGGGCGGCGTTCTGGTTTACGATTCGACTGGATCTGGCAGCCCAGCAGCGGGAGCCGGCATGCACCACTGACCTTTACGGCTGCCGGGTATTGGTCGTCGATGACAACCATACCAACCGCGATATTTTGGACTCGCACCTCACGGCGTGGGGAGCACAGGTCTGGACGGCCGATTCCGCCGCCCAAGCGCTCAGCCTCCTACAGGAAGCCGCCGACCGGCATGAACCGATCGAATTGGCCGTGGTGGACATCCAAATGCCCGACACAGATGGATTGACCTTGGCCACTGCTATCAAAGCGGACCCCAGTCTGCAACAGGTACAGCTGGTAGCTTTGAGTTCCATCGATCTTCCGAGTGAAGAACGATCGACCGCGGATTCGGATTTTGCCGCGTGGCTTAGGAAGCCGGCGCGGCAATCTCAATTGCGCGACTGCCTTCGACGCGTCTGGCGCCGAGCAGGAAAGGTCGCAGTGACTCAGGCGGCCACACCAACAGCGCGGACCACGCCCCGGGGCCACATCCTCGTGGCAGAGGACAATCCCGTCAATCGGGAAGTGTCCCAAAGCATGCTTGAACTACTGGGCTACCGCGTTTCACTAGTCGAGAACGGCCATGACGCCGTAGCTATAGCCCTTCACGCCCCGGTCGATCTCATTCTCATGGATTGCCAGATGCCGAAGATGGATGGCTTTGCGGCTACAGAAGCCATCCGTCTGCAGGAACAGGGCCCTCATCGGTCCGTATCGGTTCCCATCATTGCACTGACGGCCAATGCCATGGACGGCGACCGCCAACGGTGCCTGGCGGCGGGAATGGACGATTACCTCTCCAAGCCATTTTCCCTCGAACAACTGGCGACGATCGTTGAAAAGCACCTTCCGGGAAGTCCGCATGCAGCACAGTCCAGAAGGCAACCAGGCACCGACAAAGCGGCCTAA
- a CDS encoding dual specificity protein phosphatase family protein has product MVTKQLLVGNAEDAANPPPQVGAVLMVAEEQHVTAPSWIVFAKVPLKEFGEATPNALLQAVEWVEAQISENRVMVCCRAGMGRSVSVVIAYLCCVEDMPYAEAAKLVLARRPGGLPLPRLQDTIEAAVRLRANRKPPISHA; this is encoded by the coding sequence ATGGTTACGAAACAGCTGCTGGTCGGCAACGCCGAAGATGCCGCCAACCCCCCTCCCCAGGTTGGCGCAGTACTGATGGTCGCCGAAGAGCAACACGTGACAGCGCCCTCATGGATAGTATTCGCGAAAGTACCGCTCAAGGAGTTCGGTGAGGCAACTCCGAACGCGCTGTTACAGGCCGTTGAGTGGGTTGAAGCGCAAATTTCAGAGAACCGAGTGATGGTCTGTTGCCGGGCGGGGATGGGGCGATCGGTCTCCGTGGTCATTGCCTACCTGTGTTGTGTCGAGGACATGCCCTATGCCGAGGCTGCCAAACTGGTTCTGGCCCGACGTCCTGGGGGACTGCCGCTCCCGCGGCTTCAGGACACGATCGAAGCAGCCGTTCGCCTTCGTGCGAACCGCAAACCTCCCATCTCCCACGCCTAA
- the mutM gene encoding bifunctional DNA-formamidopyrimidine glycosylase/DNA-(apurinic or apyrimidinic site) lyase has protein sequence MPELPEAEVAARQLRERLVGGMIRDYWVGRDDIVREGLPTLPWYRSSRVEGVERWGKSVVLACRRGAERRYLVAELGMTGLLLLPSAPFKHPQHTHFRILFDGCAEQEVRYWNPRRFGRLSLLDQNGLDQYTGRRFGYDPLGMTFEEFKNLLQGNRSRLKSLLMRQQAIAGIGNIYANEILFRAKLHPNQIANEMQAGRLPLLYEAMQLILHEAIALGGSSVRDYFAPDGTEGQYKRRHLVYAKAGLPCPNRCGALIRRSVGERTSFYCPSCQRIRQQTTKK, from the coding sequence ATGCCGGAGTTGCCGGAAGCGGAAGTTGCCGCGCGCCAATTGCGCGAGCGACTGGTTGGGGGGATGATTCGTGACTATTGGGTCGGTCGCGACGATATCGTTCGGGAAGGCTTACCCACCTTGCCATGGTATCGGTCCAGTCGGGTCGAGGGGGTTGAGCGTTGGGGCAAGAGTGTTGTCTTGGCCTGCCGTCGAGGTGCCGAGCGGCGGTATCTGGTCGCCGAACTGGGCATGACCGGTTTGCTCTTGTTGCCATCCGCGCCGTTCAAACATCCACAGCATACGCATTTCAGGATCCTTTTCGATGGCTGTGCCGAACAGGAGGTACGTTACTGGAATCCTAGGCGGTTCGGGCGTCTTTCGCTTCTTGACCAGAATGGTCTCGATCAATATACGGGGCGTCGTTTTGGTTACGATCCTCTGGGCATGACCTTCGAGGAGTTTAAGAATCTCTTGCAGGGGAATAGAAGCCGCCTCAAGTCGCTTCTCATGCGGCAGCAGGCCATTGCAGGGATTGGGAACATCTACGCCAACGAAATCCTCTTCCGCGCCAAACTACACCCCAATCAAATTGCCAATGAGATGCAGGCCGGGCGGCTTCCGCTCCTCTACGAGGCTATGCAATTGATTTTGCATGAAGCCATTGCGCTGGGCGGTTCGAGCGTACGGGACTATTTCGCGCCGGACGGGACGGAAGGTCAGTACAAACGGCGGCACCTGGTGTATGCAAAGGCGGGCTTGCCCTGCCCGAACAGATGTGGGGCGCTCATCCGTCGCTCAGTCGGGGAACGCACCTCGTTTTACTGCCCCAGTTGCCAACGGATCCGCCAACAAACGACGAAAAAATAA